Part of the Spinacia oleracea cultivar Varoflay chromosome 5, BTI_SOV_V1, whole genome shotgun sequence genome, catctatgaatatacggaatcgacggatcttggtttcagtgggagctgagatcgtcaaaggcaaataaatgaatactccggaaatgatgatattgccagaaacggaaatatggatcgtatcggaaatataaatattatccaagtcgtagatgttgccggaaacggaaacatggtacgtgtcggaaaatattatcggaaatggaaatattgccggaatctgaaatattgccagaaacgaaaataatgtcggaatcggaaatattatcggaatcgaaaaataattctggaaatggaaatattaaatattcgttcgaaacggaaattaattctggaatcgaaaatgttaaatattgttcgtatcgaaaatgaatccggaatcgggaatttaacaggaagcgcgtcgtacgaattagcatcggacgagcttgctagatgaAGGGCCAGCGCGAAggcaggcccacgtccagcaagcgtggcgccacacaaacagcccaaggTCACGCCAAACCcagcgcaaggcaggcccagcgcgcgccttgGCTGCGGCAGCTTCGTGGGcttttgcgcgggcatggcctgcgcgcatgcgggtcatgctcgtgtgagtgtttgtgcttgcgtacgaaacctaaatcgtgtaggattcgtttaaatattaaatcattatttctactggataaattaattaatagagtttaaattaaattcaagttaattaaatttgtttcctagtaggattccaataccttttccataccgtataaataggtgattaatattcacaaatttataacgagtttcaagtattcaaaagagaattttaggcaaaaatccagtcacttatttgcctcatattagccgaaaaacatagtaccttaagggcgattctagttagtcaaacctaaggcggatccggacgtgctgtggactttctacggagggacgacacttggagtcctaaagacttgttcttgttcggttcgggcgcagcaagggagggcatgctacaaagagtatgcatcctaaaattatgctaattgttatgtggtaattaatttggattcctggctttaatggtttttccgcatgattcatattcagttatatgtatcgtAACCTAACATGACCACTAAGTTTCTTTCAGGTGTGAGTTGAAAGGTAAGAGCTTGTAAAAGGCTAAGGGAAACACAAGTTATGTTTTCAGAGGATTCTCTCTGACTTTAGTATTGACAACATATTATGTATCTCTTGTGACTAAGTTTGTCTAACTTGGGGGGTCTATTTGAATCAACATGGTTTCATGTGTGATTGAAGTTCAAAGAGATTTTCAAATTGCATTTTTGTGTGGCACCTTATATAAAGATATGTACATAGTATAATTACCTGTTGGATGTTTCCTAGTAAGGAAAGTTTGGTAGTGGTCTTGAGAAGTTTAAGGTCAGTTGCAGATACCTAAGCGTGGTATGAGTAGTTTCATTTAACTTGTATTGTCTCTTTGGCTTGATTATTATTGGTTAATACTTGTGTATGTATTGATGGACTTTGATGATTGACTAATCATATGGTGCTGTATAAAGTATACACAGGAAGCTTTAAAGGCTAAAGTTGAATCAATTCAAGCCAAAGTGTTGGTTGATTGAGTTCAATGCCATTATTGGTGGTAAGACCAATGAATTGGTAAAGTACGTCTAAACTCAATCTATTTGTGTAGAGAAGATATGTGGTAAATTAACTATCATGTATATTAGTTAATAAACATTTATTGTGACTCTAGCCAACTGATGTCAAAAGTAACTGAGAAGGTATGTCTCAAAAAGTTGTGTATGGTAGGAGTTTGAGATTCTAATACTTGACAGGTGTTTATTTTGTTAACTAGGTGTTGCCTTTGCAATGAAGTAAACTTGCTAGCAAAGCCAACATTCATGTTTGAGTGGTCGTGATTTATCACCTAGGAGTTCTCATATTCATGAACGGTCTGGTGGAGTGACTAGGCACCTCGGAAAAAATTCCTTTCCTTGACAATGACCGTGATTGTTGTTGGGTTTTAGAGTATGGGTTCGCGCTCGGTTGGACAGATTGGTCCATTCAAACCGGGCAGCATAGGTTTCCTCTTCGAAACATCGACTTTCGCTGGGCTTTTATGTCATATATTCAAGTAGACCGGGCGATGGCTCATTTACATTTCTCATTGGAGTCTGCAAAGCAAATGAGTATTTAAATTCCACTATGAAGATGATTTCTTATTGGTGGATCTTGCTAGTCAAGAAGTCAAGTGATTGTGATCATCATTGCATGATAGTTCGATGTGGGGGGTTGGTAATTCCTCCAATTATTTACAATTTATCTCACTGGCTCGTATGTGCAGCCAGAAGCTCTAAGATTTCTGAAGGTCAAAAACACTATAGTGTGAGACGAGAGCTAGCAGTGAATGTGATACTCCTTATGGAGTATAGAAGACAATAGAAGAACTAATCAAATCTTTATACGAAGGTTGAACCACTATTTGTTGGTGTCTAACCCGTTGAGGGGaatgagttttaaaattcatgcGTTGATCCACCCCTTAAAGGATGATGACGAGTTAGAGTTGAAGGCTCTGCATTTGTTTGGCCTCACAGACCTAGACCTCCTATTTGGATGGTGTTGTGAGAAGTTCTGGTTGATACATTGCTTAATGTGATAGCTTCATAGACCTGATTGGTCTCCCTGTTGGACATAGTCAGAGATAGTTTGGTGTGAGCACTAATATTTGTGATTAGCCTCATAGACCGAGGTCACTCGTGAAAGTGATGTCATGCGATGTTATGGTTACTTTTCTTGTATCTAGCCTCATAGACCGAGGTCACTTGTCTAATTGATGTCATGAGAATAACTAGTAGATACATTACTTCTTTGCTTATCCTCATAGACCGGGACCATTCGGGTTAATGGTGTCATGAGAAGATCTATATAACTAGCCTCACAGACATAGGCCACTCGAGTTAGTGGCGTCGTGAGATGACCGGTGAGTTGTATAGATGGAAGGTTGAATTTAAATGTTCTTAATGTTCGTGGAACACCTGCGGTGAATGTGAAGGGATGACCTCCTTCTAAGAGTGACGGGATATCTCTCTAGAGCGTTCACTAAGAATCCCAAGATGAGCGGCCGTGTTATTTATCGAGGAATTGCTCAAGCTCTCATGGCAAGGTACGTGTTGTCGGGTAACTTTAATAATCTAAGATTTCAATCCTATGGACACTCTCTAGACCGTTAAACATCCCACTCCACTATGTGTTAGTTCAAACCTTTGGATACTAACATTTAAGTAATAAGCCTATTATTTACTGCTCAGTTTATCTTAGCCTTGTATAGCTTTGCCTTAGTGGGGGATTGTGAATGATAATGCAAAGCGTTTAACAATCGTAGGTCCGGAAGATCAGTTTGGTCCGCGGCTAACTTGTGGCCTGCTCCCACTTACCGCAACTAGCATGCGGCACTCACTGTTTGTTTAAATCAAGAGAATTTCTTGGTTGCTTTATGTTATCCCACTTtattggactaacgacataactgctTTGACGTCTGATATTGTCGTGCCATCCAGGTATCATCGTGTCGCAGGTGGCGTCGTGTCAAGTGAGCCTGTCGAGTGAAGCGACAGGCGACAAAGCCTGGGCGACGTAAGACCAGCGACAAGGCTCTGGCGACAAGAGAAGATAGGTCAAGTTCCAAGCCCAGAAGCCCAACATGGGCCACGCCGTCATAAGATGGGAAGAGGTCCAAGCTTTGACCGAAGATTAGGGAGTTTGTTGAAGACGTGAGCAACGGCCAAGGAGGAATCCCTATCTTCCAGGGATCTTCCCAACCAATAGAACCGTTAGCATTTGGCATATAAAAGGATAAAGAACGGCGTGATGAGGGCACGTTCACTCAAGCACTCAAACTCTTAAGCTATCAACTGTCTTTAGCGTTCATCATTGTACTTTAGATGTTCAATATCAATTCTCAGAAAAGAAGagcataaacaatcatatagaatacttagtggattgatagcctcatagctatccgcggttttttaccttattcctgggttttccgcggcaacacttctctgtgtcgtgtctcctttatttgtgttattaattctttgcttagttagtgtcgatcctagccgaaagtcgtctccatacgaattttggcataaacagtttggcgccgtctgtggggacattaactaggttttACACAAAAGCACCCCTTTCACCATGGCTACTGGAGAGATGACGATCGCAGAGATGAAAGCGGCTTACGAGAAAGCCCAAGCCGAGCTAGCCCAAGAGAGGGCATCCAATGAAACCCTCCAGAAAGAGCTCGAATCTGTGAAGAGCAACAAGCACCAGTCCCGCTACAAAGGTGGGAAGCCAAAAAAACTAACGTTCGAGATGCCCGATGACTTTGAAGATGTGACCGACGATGAGGAGGAGACCCGTGAGGAAGAAGACAAAGAAGCTCCCGATCCGGTGACCCAACGCCTGAACAAGATGGATGCACGCATGACGAAACACTATTCCCGCCTGATGAAGTTGATGACCAGGTTCCCCGGGGCACCTACACCAGTGGAGACCGAGCCGACCGACGGGTATGCAGCGTCGCCGTTCTGCGAAGCGATCGCTAGAGTGACAGTTCCGCACACACTCCGGCTCCCAATCTGGACCACCCTGTACGACGGGACGTCCGACCCCTATAGGCACGTAACCTTCTACAAGCAGCGCATGTGGCAGATCGGGATTCCGCACGACCTAGTGGAACCTGTTATGTGCAAATCTTTCGGCGGCACCCTTGATGGAGCAGCTTTGGAATGGCTCACGAACGTCCCCCCCAGATCCATCTCCTGTTTGTCCGATCTCATCAACGCCTTCTACCAACAATTCGCCAGCAGTCGCCAGTTAGAAAAGCAAACCAGTGATCTCTATCGGTTGGTTCAAGGGCCAaccgagtcggtacgcgattattttaaccgttttaattgtgaaaaaattggtATAAAAAATTGTGATGTCAGGACCGCTATTGAGGCGTTCAAGAGAGGCCTCATCCCCAATTCGGAGCTATACCGGGAAATAACCAAATACCCCTTTGCAACTTTCGAAGAGGTGCGATCAAGGGCCACTGCCCAGATGCGAATCGAAGACGACGAGGTTATCCGAACAGCATCTCAACGATCGATAGGGGGCAGCAGCGACAGAAGATCGTACACCCCGAGGAACAACAATTGGCGACACCAACCATATGTTCGGCAAAACCAGGTACAAAGTGTCAATCAGTATTATGATACTAACAATGTTTACAGGAACGAGCGGGTCGAACACCCTAACATCTCCGACTACGGCTTCAACGTCGACATTGGAGGTGTGGTGAACGCCCTTCAAAATGTAGGTGGAACAGTCAGATGGCCCCGGAAGAACGACAGACCGGACTCCATGAAGGACATGAGCAAATGGTGCGACTTCCACCGCGACAACGGACACACAACCGAGGAGTGCATATCCCTCAAAAAGGAAGTCGCATACCTCCTGAAACGGGGGCATCTAAAAGAACTGTTGAGCGACAAGGGAAAAGAAACATTTTCCAAAGAGCAAACCACCCTGCCCGGCCCAACGACAAGCAGCGAGCGACCAGACCCACCACCATTCAATAAAGTGGTAAATGTTATTTCCGGTGGTTCAGATATTTGTGGACTAACCtcttctgcagctaaaaaaATTAACAGGGGAGAATCTGAGACCGTAGAAGAGGGACAAACCGAAGACGAGGTCGCACTACACAGGTCCCTAACCGCAATGGCTATCACTTTCGACGACTCAGATTCTGTAGATACACAGCGGGAGCACCACGACGGGCTGGTAATATCGCTCCCAATAGGGAACGCATTGATCAAAAGGATACTGGTCGACAACGGAAGCTCAGCCAACGTACTGTTCTTGGaagcactacaagaaatgggATTAGAAGAGAAAAACATTTTAAGGAGATCAACAGTTCTGGTAGGGTTCAGTGGAGAAGCACTACGGACGGTAGGAGAGATATCGCTGCCTACATACGCAGAAGGCGTCAACATGATGACCAAGTTCAACGTCGTCGATTGTCCATCAGCATACAACGTCATCCTAGGACgaccatggatccacaaaatgaagGCAGTGCCCTCAACATATCACCAATCAATCAAGTTTCCAACCAAGTGGGGggtcatggaaatcaaagggCAGCAAAGAGATGCGAAGAAATGTTATGAGACAGCACTGAAGCCATCCAAGTCACccatctagcaattacagccAGGGTCGACATCGGACGACCCCGACGACCAACAAATCGACGAGATAGTACTAGACCAGACAAAGCCAGACCAAGTCGTAAGGATCGGAGCCTCACTGCCTGACAACATCAAAAGTCAGATAGTGTCGTTTCTAAGAGAAAACTCAGACTGTTTCGCTCGGTCGCACGAGGACATGACGGGAATCAGCCCAGACGTGATCACCCACAAGCTCAACGTCGACCCCATCTTCAGACCGGTAAAACAGAAACGACGTAAGTTCGCTCCCgaaaggaataaaatcatagacgaaGAAGTCCAAAACTTGATAGATTCAGGGAAGATCAGAGAGGTCAAATATCCAGACTGGTTAGCAAACGTCGTCGTCGTCAGTAAAAAAAACGGAAAATGGAGAGTATGCATCGACTTCACAGATATAAACAAAGCTTGCCCCAAGGACCCATTCCCTCTGCCGCACATCGACACCCTGGTCGACGCCACAGCCGGACACGAGCTactcacattcatggacgcctactcaggatacaaccaaatccttatgcacccagacgaccaggaaaaaacgtcttttgtaacagatagaggtatttattgttataaagtaatgccttttggtcttaaaaatgcaggtgcgacATACCAAAGATTAGTCAACAAGATGTTTAAAGACCAACTCGGAGACACAATGGAAGTATACATTGACGACATGCTGGTGAAATCGAGGAAGGCTGACGATCACGTGGAACACTTACGACAATCCTTCGACATACTAAAAAAGTACTGTATGAAACTTAACCCGACTAAATGTTCTTTCGGAGTGTCCGCaggaaaattcttaggttacatcgtCACCCAACGAGGAATCGAGGCCAGCCCCGACCAAGTGCGAGCGatcatcaacattcaatcccCCAGGAACATAAAAGCGGTACAGCGCTTGACAGGAAGAGTGGCGGCACTAAACCGTTTTATATCACGGTCGTCGGACAAGTGTCGATTATTTTACGACGTCTTGCGCAAAAACAAGGGGTTTAACTGGTCCGACGACCACGAAGCAGCCTTgcaaaacctcaaaaaatacaTGATGTCGCCACCCCTCCTATCCAAGCCAAAAGAAGGAGAAGTCTTACAACTCTATTTAGCCGTTAGCTCGACGACCGTCAGCGCGGTCCTAGCTCGAGAAGACGAAGCACAACAACTACCCATttattacatcagtaagtcaCTACTGGAAGCAGAGACCAGGTATTCCTCCCTCGAAAAACTCGTTTTAGCACTCGTTACCGCAGCCAAAAaactaaggcattattttgaaaCTCACCAAACAGTGGTGATGACTAACTATCCAATCAAGTCTGTGATGCGTAGGCCAGAACTGACAGGTCGAATGGAGAAGTGGACAATGGCACTAGGAAGGTTCGACATCAAGTATCAACCAAGGAGGCTGTAAAGTCGCAGGCcctagcagattttgtggcaGACTTCAGCCCCGACTTAGAGAGAATAGCAGACGACGAAGTCAAACTCATCAACAACATAGAAGAAATATGGACACTCTTCGTCGACGGCTCATCTAACTTTCGTGGTGCAGGTTTAGGCGTCGTACTGAagtcaccacaaggggacatgatagcacagGCAATTTGCTGCGACTTCAAGGCAactaacaacgaagcagaatacgaggcaCTAATCGCCGGAATGACATTAGCTATGGAATTAGGGGCAAGCGGACTCAACATCTTCAGCGACTCACAACTAATCGTCAACCAGATTAACGGCGACTACGAAGCTAAAGACTTAAAAATGACCTTGTACCTCGAGAAAGCAAAAGAGTTAACTTCCAAATTTAAACCCTTCTCCATCAAACAAGTCCCAAGAGACCTAAACACACAAGCCGACGCCCTTGCCAACCtaggatccgcactcagaaaATCACCATTCTCGACCATACCTCTAGTATACCTACTGTCGCCCGCCGTCGAAAAAGACATACCACAAAACGCCAGCCTCGTCCTGTCAACCTCAAACACAGACAGCTGGACCAAACCCATCTTCGACTACCTAAAGCACGAAACTCTACCCGACGACAAACTAGACGCCAGAAAGATACTTTTCAAAGCttcacgatatgttattttgcaggacGTACTATTTAAGCGATCAGCGAACGGAATGTTGATGCGATGTGCAGAAGAAATCGAATGGGAAATACTATTGAAAcaataccacgaaggagaatgcggaggacacgaaggaggacgaagcttatcaaccagaatcaaaagaaatggatactattggccagCAATGCTTAAGGACGCCATGAGGTACGTATCCAAGTGCGACAAGTGCCAACGACACgcaggtatgacacataaaccatcCGAATTTTTGCACCCAACCCTAACTccgtggcctttcatgaaatgggggatggacatcgtCGGCAAATTGCCCGTCGCCCCAGGACAAAAGGTCTTCATGTTAGCCCTAACAGATTATTTTtccaagtggatagaagcaggtgCATTCCAACAAGTAAGGGACAAAGAGGTATGCTCGTTCATATGGACTAACATAATATGCAGGTTCGGAATACCGTCAGAAATCATCTGCGACAACGGATCACAATTCATCAGCGACAAaacaagagctttctgcaaaacATGGAACATCGAGCTAAAAACATCGACGCCCAGATACCCCCAAGCAAACGGACAGGCGGAATCCAGCAACAAAACGATCATCGCGTCGCTGAAGAAGCGGTTGGACGACAAGAAGGGGCGATGGGCAGAAGAACTACCatccatcctatgggccaacaggacgacgcctaggacgACAAC contains:
- the LOC110775457 gene encoding uncharacterized protein; this encodes MATGEMTIAEMKAAYEKAQAELAQERASNETLQKELESVKSNKHQSRYKGGKPKKLTFEMPDDFEDVTDDEEETREEEDKEAPDPVTQRLNKMDARMTKHYSRLMKLMTRFPGAPTPVETEPTDGYAASPFCEAIARVTVPHTLRLPIWTTLYDGTSDPYRHVTFYKQRMWQIGIPHDLVEPVMCKSFGGTLDGAALEWLTNVPPRSISCLSDLINAFYQQFASSRQLEKQTSDLYRTAIEAFKRGLIPNSELYREITKYPFATFEEVRSRATAQMRIEDDEVIRTASQRSIGGSSDRRSYTPRNNNWRHQPYVRQNQVQSVNQYYDTNNVYRNERVEHPNISDYGFNVDIGGVVNALQNVGGTVRWPRKNDRPDSMKDMSKWCDFHRDNGHTTEECISLKKEVAYLLKRGHLKELLSDKGKETFSKEQTTLPGPTTSSERPDPPPFNKVVNVISGGSDICGLTSSAAKKINRGESETVEEGQTEDEVALHRSLTAMAITFDDSDSVDTQREHHDGLVISLPIGNALIKRILVDNGSSANVLFLEALQEMGLEEKNILRRSTVLVGFSGEALRTVGEISLPTYAEGVNMMTKFNVVDCPSAYNVILGRPWIHKMKAVPSTYHQSIKFPTKWGVMEIKGQQRDAKKCYETALKPSKSPI